The nucleotide sequence TTTCTTTTTGAACTCCCTTTATTTTTGGGAATACTAACTCGGCTACGGGACGATAATCTGTAGAAACTATTTCTAATCTCGAATTAGGGTGTTCCGTAATAATCAATTCTTCTTTATTTTCGGTTTCCACCAAAAAGCGCTTTAAATAATAACGCTCTTTTTCACCGTCATAATAAATAGCTGAGATTGGTTTTTTAGGAATCCATTTTTCCAATACTATCATATCCTCGTCAAAATGAGTCGATAATTCGGGTGTAATCACTTTAATTTTTCCAGATTGTTGGATTATTAAAATCTTATCACTTGGTCTAAACTCGCCTAGCAACTCCCCTCTCGCATCTACATTTAAGCGCTGTACCGTATCGTCAAACCAAACCTTTCTAGGCAATAAGGTTGAAATTCCCTTTTCCTTGATTTCGATTTTCTTTATTGGATATTTACTCGCTAAATTCCCTTTGGAAGCACGACCTTTGATTGCCATTTTAGCAAAATCTATATCAAACTTCAATTTTTTAATCGTTCCAACCTGACGTAAAATAATCGTTATTACCTCTGCTTCTCCATTTGGATTATGGGTAAAATACAATATCTGAGAACCTTTAGTTCCATTTGTTAAATCATATAATTTATCTCGGGTTACAGCTGTTACATTGAAGCGTTTGATATAAGAAGGACCTGATTTACCATCTCTATAAATCATATTATAAATGGTTCGCTTGTCACTTTTGTCAAAAATAGAAACATGGATAATGTCTTTACCTATAAAAGTTTTAGCGTCTACCTTAGTAACCATCATACTTCCATCACGCAAGAAAACAATCACATCGTCAATATCTGAACAATCCGTCACATATTCATCACGTTTTAAACTTGTCCCTACAAAACCTTCTGCTTTATTAACGTATAATTTTGTATTACGTAGCACCACTTTGGTAGCTTCGATATCATCAAAAACACGAAGTTCTGTTTTACGCTCACGACCTTTACCATATTTCTCTTTGAGTTTTGTAAAATAAGCTATGGCAAATTCAGTCAGATGTTCCAAATCATGTTTTACTTGCTCCATTTCGGCTTCCAATTTCGCTATAAAATCATCCGCTTTATCCGAATCGAAACGTGTAATACGAATCATTGGGATTTGCGTTAATCTTTGCAAATCATCATCATGAATCTCACGCACAAAACTCTTTTTAAAAGGCTCAAAGCGTTTGTACATATACTCAAACAACTGTTCTTTATCCGAATATAATTTGAAATCGATGTACATTTCTTCTCGAATGAATATTTTTTCAAGGGTCGAAAAATGCCATTTATTTTCTAGTTCGTCCAGTTGAATTTCAAGCTCTTTTTTCAGTAAATCAACCGTACGATGTGTCGATATTTTCAACATTTCGGACACACCAATAAACAAAGGCTTGTTGTCTTCAATCACACATCCCAGCGGTGCTACCGATGTTTCACAAGCGGTAAAAGCAAACAACGCATCAATGGTTTTATCTGGAGAAACACCTGGATAAAGATGTATTAAAATTTCAACCTCAGCAGCGGTATTGTCTTCAATTTTTTTGATTTTTATTTTTCCCTTATCATTCGCTTTCAAAATACTATCAATCAAAGTAGTCGTATTAGTTGAAAACGGGATTTGGGTAATCACCAAAGTATTTTTATCAAGTTGAGCGATTTTTGCACGTACACGAACACGACCACCTCGTAAACCATCATTATAATTGGAAACGTCTGCAATACCCTCCGTCATAAAATCAGGGTAAAGTGTAAATGATTTTCCTTTTAAAATTTTAATAGAAGCGTCAATTAACTCATTAAAGTTATGGGGTAAAACTTTGGTCGAAAGACCAACTGCAATCCCTTCCGCTCCTTGTGCTAATAACAAAGGAAATTTTACAGGCAGGTTATTCGGTTCAGCACGACGGCCATCATAGGACACGCCCCAGTCCGTAATTTTTGGAGAATACAAAACCTCCAAGGCAAATTTTGACAAACGTGCTTCAATATAACGAGACGCCGCGGCACTATCCCCTGTTAATATGTTTCCCCAGTTTCCTTGGCAGTCAATCAACAAATCTTTTTGTCCTATTTGTACCATAGCATCTCCTATACTCGCATCTCCGTGAGGGTGATACTGCATCGTGTGACCTACTACATTTGCTACCTTATTGTAACGCCCGTCATCCAACTCCTTTAAAGAATGCATGATACGACGTTGTACAGGCTTAAACCCATCTTCAATAGCAGGAACAGCACGTTCTAGAATTACATACGAAGCATAGTCCAAAAACCAGTCTTTGTACATTCCCGTAACCTTAGTAATCGTATCCGATTCATCACTATTGTTATCGTAAAAATGGCCTCCTTCAAAATCTTTGGTATCAACTTCAATAATTTCTTCTTCATCATCTCCATCTTGATTTTCATCAAGTGAATTGTCTTCAGAATTATTCTCTTCGTTATCCGGAATTATATTATCGTCTTCTTCGTCTTTCATATAGTGATTACGAAATTAATTTTATTAAATCTTCTTTACTAGCTAATACTGTTTTGTATTTACTAGCCAATATTTGTTCGTTATTCTCTGGAAAAGTATATTCCACTAAAACGTATTTGTTTTGACACAGAACAATACCAATCGTTTTAGATAGCCCTTTTAAGATTTGTTTTCCATATTGAGCTCTTTCACTTCCGTTTTGTGCTTCCTCAACAATCATTCTACCTATTTCAAAATAACTATACCCCATTGTTGAGTTAATGGTGCGTAAGACTTGTTGTCGTGCATTTTGCAACAACTCAACCACTTGCGAAAACAAAACATTATTTGGAAGGCTTTCTGACATTACTTTTTAACTTTCTTTTATAAAAAACCCTACCTACTCTATCTATATGCTCAATTAAACTGGGGATTTTAAATCCTTATAAACTGATATGTCAAATTTATATGGAATATAGCTATCGTCTAAATCATGCCATAATTTACTCATATCGGAAGGTGTAACTTCCCCTTTCAATGTTATATCAATATCTGAACCTTCTCTATAATTGCCTTTTGCTCTAGAACCATAGATGATCACCTCATCTATTGAACTGCAATTTTCTAGAATGTCTAGAATTTCATTATAACTATTGGGATAGATTCCAAACATTATAAAAAGGTTTTCATTTTATTTTCAAATTCAATAAATACTGGAAAATACGTGAGTAAAATTACATCTAGGATGGCTAAAATTTCTTTTTGGTCATAAATATGTGAGGTTAGATTACGACTTTTAATCATGTCAAGCCAAATATCCCCATGAGATATAATCCCAACATTAAAAGCCTCTTTCACTGCATTTTTACTACCGAACAAATCCGTTCTCCCTTGTTCTTCCAAAAAATCTTTCATCACTTTCCAAGACAATTCTTGTGAAACCTCAAAAGCCTGAATCACCCCTTGTAATTCTAATTCTGTAAATTCTCTTTGCTTTTTTAATTCTTTGGCATTTTTTAATTGTCTAAAAGCATTAACAAAATGTTCAAATCTTTGTTTCCAACGAATATCCTGATTTTCCATAATTACATTTTAAAGAATCGTTTTTACTCCTTCTCCAAAACATCTAATTCTACCTTCAAATTCTTGATGATAAATTCTTGTCGGTCAGGTGTGTTTTTACCCATATAAAACTCCAATAATTTTTCGATAGAAGTTGCTTTGTCGAGCATAATCGGTTCGAGACGGATATTATCCCCAATGAAATGCTTGAACTCATCAGGAGAAATCTCTCCTAATCCCTTAAATCGAGTAATCTCTGGTTTCGGTTTTAGCTTTTCGATGGCGTCTTTTCGTTCCTCTTCACTATAACAATAAATCGTTTCTTTTTTGTTACGAACCCTGAACAATGGCGTTTGCAAAATATACAAATGCCCTTCTTTGATTAATTCGGGGAAAAACTGCAGGAAAAACGTAATCAATAATAAACGAATGTGCATCCCATCGACATCGGCATCCGTAGCAATGACAATGTTGTTGTAACGCAAATTTTCCATATCATCTTCGATGTCAAGCGCTGCTTGCAAAAGATTGAATTCCTCATTCTCATACACAATCTTCTTAGTCATGCCATACGAGTTCAAAGGCTTACCACGCAAACTAAATACCGCTTGTGTATTGACATCACGCGATTTGGTTATCGACCCCGAAGCCGAATCTCCCTCGGTAATAAACAAGGTGCTCTCTAAGTAACGAGGGTTTTTGACATCAGCCAAATGCACCCTACAATCACGCAATTTCTTATTATGAAGGTTCGCTTTTTTGGCGCGGTCTTTTGCTAACTTTCGAATGCCTGAAAGTTCTTTACGTTCTCTTTCAGCTTGCAAAATTTTGCGTAATAACAAATCAGCTGTTTCAGGATTTTTATGTAAAAAGTTATCTAGTTTGGTTTTTACAAAATCATTAACAAACGTGCGCACAGATGGCATTCCTGCCTCTGAGCCCATATCGGTAGAACCTAGTTTAGTCTTTGTTTGCGATTCAAAAACAGGTTCCATAACTTTAATACTTACAGCTCCAACGATAGATTTCCTGATATCTGAAGGCTCGAAATTTTTATTGTAAAACTCTCGAATCGTTTTTACTATTGCCTCACGAAAAGCCACCAAGTGTGTCCCTCCTTGAGTTGTATTTTGTCCATTCACAAAAGAATGATATTCCTCGCTATATTGCGATTTACTATGAGTCATCGCAATTTCAATATCCTCTGCCTTAAGGTGGATAATTGGATACACTTTATCCTCTTCCGCAATATTTTCATCTAATAAATCACGAAGTCCATAATCTGAAAAGTATTTTTCACCGTTATAAATTATAGTCAATCCCGCATTGAGGTAACAATAATTTTTAAGCATTTTGATTACATACTCATTTCTAAATTTGTAATTTTTAAAAATTGCTTCGTCTGGAATAAAGGTAACTTTCGTTCCTTTGCGTTTTGTGGTTTCTGAAACTTCCTCTTCAATAGTTAGATTCCCTGCTGAAAATTCAGCTGCCTTTTGTTGATTATCTCTTACAGACTCAACTCTAAAATAATTAGACAAAGCATTCACAGCCTTGGTTCCTACCCCATTTAAACCCACTGATTTTTTAAAGGCTAACGAGTCGTACTTACCTCCAGTATTCATCTTAGAAACTACATCAACTACCTTCCCTAAAGGAATTCCACGTCCATAGTCACGTACAGCCACTGTCTTGTCTTTGATAGAAACCTCAATTGTTTTACCAGAGCCCATGACAAACTCATCGATACAGTTATCAATTACTTCTTTTAATAAAATGTAAATACCATCATCTGGTGAAGAACCATCACCCAGTTTCCCAATATACATACCTGGACGCATGCGAATGTGTTCTTTCCAGTCGAGTGACCGAATATTATCTTCGGTATATTGATTTTGTTCTGACATTTCGGGATTTTATCAATTTTAATTGGATTCCGTATAGCTATTACTCTTTAAGAATAAGCCTCGGATGCGCTAATATACCATTTCTCAAACTATTTTAAAAGCCCCTAGATTCAAAGTTATCAAGAATGATATTGACAAGGGAGGAAGTGGGGAGATCGAAGATGGAAGTAGGAAGTAGGAAGATGGGAGATGGGAGATGGGAGATGGAAAAGGATAAAAGAAAGAGAATTGTGTTTTTATTCAGTCTATTACTGTTTCATCTTAATTCTTAATTCTTAATTCTTAATTCTTAATTCTTAATTCTTGAAAAAAAATTACACAATTTTATACATCGCAATGACTTTACCATTTATAA is from Flavobacterium sp. NG2 and encodes:
- a CDS encoding DNA gyrase/topoisomerase IV subunit A — translated: MKDEEDDNIIPDNEENNSEDNSLDENQDGDDEEEIIEVDTKDFEGGHFYDNNSDESDTITKVTGMYKDWFLDYASYVILERAVPAIEDGFKPVQRRIMHSLKELDDGRYNKVANVVGHTMQYHPHGDASIGDAMVQIGQKDLLIDCQGNWGNILTGDSAAASRYIEARLSKFALEVLYSPKITDWGVSYDGRRAEPNNLPVKFPLLLAQGAEGIAVGLSTKVLPHNFNELIDASIKILKGKSFTLYPDFMTEGIADVSNYNDGLRGGRVRVRAKIAQLDKNTLVITQIPFSTNTTTLIDSILKANDKGKIKIKKIEDNTAAEVEILIHLYPGVSPDKTIDALFAFTACETSVAPLGCVIEDNKPLFIGVSEMLKISTHRTVDLLKKELEIQLDELENKWHFSTLEKIFIREEMYIDFKLYSDKEQLFEYMYKRFEPFKKSFVREIHDDDLQRLTQIPMIRITRFDSDKADDFIAKLEAEMEQVKHDLEHLTEFAIAYFTKLKEKYGKGRERKTELRVFDDIEATKVVLRNTKLYVNKAEGFVGTSLKRDEYVTDCSDIDDVIVFLRDGSMMVTKVDAKTFIGKDIIHVSIFDKSDKRTIYNMIYRDGKSGPSYIKRFNVTAVTRDKLYDLTNGTKGSQILYFTHNPNGEAEVITIILRQVGTIKKLKFDIDFAKMAIKGRASKGNLASKYPIKKIEIKEKGISTLLPRKVWFDDTVQRLNVDARGELLGEFRPSDKILIIQQSGKIKVITPELSTHFDEDMIVLEKWIPKKPISAIYYDGEKERYYLKRFLVETENKEELIITEHPNSRLEIVSTDYRPVAELVFPKIKGVQKESVTIDVEAFIAVKGFKAMGNQLTTDKLKQVNLLEPLPYEAPEEIVPEELEVKDGHNADDSDIQLDDDGQITLSLD
- a CDS encoding DUF1016 N-terminal domain-containing protein, which gives rise to MSESLPNNVLFSQVVELLQNARQQVLRTINSTMGYSYFEIGRMIVEEAQNGSERAQYGKQILKGLSKTIGIVLCQNKYVLVEYTFPENNEQILASKYKTVLASKEDLIKLIS
- a CDS encoding nucleotidyltransferase domain-containing protein codes for the protein MFGIYPNSYNEILDILENCSSIDEVIIYGSRAKGNYREGSDIDITLKGEVTPSDMSKLWHDLDDSYIPYKFDISVYKDLKSPV
- a CDS encoding nucleotidyltransferase substrate binding protein, with the protein product MENQDIRWKQRFEHFVNAFRQLKNAKELKKQREFTELELQGVIQAFEVSQELSWKVMKDFLEEQGRTDLFGSKNAVKEAFNVGIISHGDIWLDMIKSRNLTSHIYDQKEILAILDVILLTYFPVFIEFENKMKTFL
- a CDS encoding DNA topoisomerase IV subunit B translates to MSEQNQYTEDNIRSLDWKEHIRMRPGMYIGKLGDGSSPDDGIYILLKEVIDNCIDEFVMGSGKTIEVSIKDKTVAVRDYGRGIPLGKVVDVVSKMNTGGKYDSLAFKKSVGLNGVGTKAVNALSNYFRVESVRDNQQKAAEFSAGNLTIEEEVSETTKRKGTKVTFIPDEAIFKNYKFRNEYVIKMLKNYCYLNAGLTIIYNGEKYFSDYGLRDLLDENIAEEDKVYPIIHLKAEDIEIAMTHSKSQYSEEYHSFVNGQNTTQGGTHLVAFREAIVKTIREFYNKNFEPSDIRKSIVGAVSIKVMEPVFESQTKTKLGSTDMGSEAGMPSVRTFVNDFVKTKLDNFLHKNPETADLLLRKILQAERERKELSGIRKLAKDRAKKANLHNKKLRDCRVHLADVKNPRYLESTLFITEGDSASGSITKSRDVNTQAVFSLRGKPLNSYGMTKKIVYENEEFNLLQAALDIEDDMENLRYNNIVIATDADVDGMHIRLLLITFFLQFFPELIKEGHLYILQTPLFRVRNKKETIYCYSEEERKDAIEKLKPKPEITRFKGLGEISPDEFKHFIGDNIRLEPIMLDKATSIEKLLEFYMGKNTPDRQEFIIKNLKVELDVLEKE